A window of Parasynechococcus marenigrum WH 8102 contains these coding sequences:
- a CDS encoding RidA family protein yields MTAQAVTTPAAPAPVGPYNQAVLAGGWLYCSGQIPLDPETGAMVGDGDVALETRQVLKNLSAVLEAAGATAAQVVRTTIFLADLGDFQTVNDIYAEMFGAGTSPARACVQVAALPKGARVEIDCVAWLGDDLQTG; encoded by the coding sequence ATGACCGCTCAAGCCGTTACGACCCCAGCAGCACCCGCTCCGGTGGGGCCTTACAACCAGGCGGTGCTGGCCGGTGGCTGGCTGTACTGCTCGGGCCAGATCCCGCTGGATCCGGAGACGGGGGCCATGGTGGGCGATGGAGATGTGGCGCTTGAGACGCGTCAGGTGCTGAAGAACCTCAGTGCCGTCCTCGAAGCCGCTGGAGCGACCGCAGCCCAAGTGGTGCGGACAACGATTTTTCTGGCTGATCTTGGGGATTTCCAAACCGTCAACGACATCTACGCAGAGATGTTTGGAGCGGGCACAAGCCCAGCCAGAGCCTGCGTGCAGGTGGCAGCGCTGCCGAAGGGTGCACGGGTCGAGATCGACTGCGTGGCCTGGCTCGGTGATGATTTGCAGACCGGGTGA
- a CDS encoding DUF3136 domain-containing protein, with product MTQAKLTIGELEAGYPLYCKALRRLLQQGKTAKDIERTVCWGHLETLNRCLPTRYKAPSYLLTLIRRDLEKIKEGKV from the coding sequence ATGACCCAGGCCAAGCTCACCATCGGTGAACTGGAAGCGGGATACCCGCTCTATTGCAAAGCCCTGAGACGACTGCTGCAACAAGGCAAGACAGCTAAGGACATCGAACGCACCGTCTGCTGGGGACACCTGGAAACCCTCAATCGTTGCTTACCGACGCGCTACAAGGCACCGTCCTATCTGCTGACCCTGATCCGCAGGGATCTGGAAAAAATCAAGGAAGGGAAGGTCTAA
- a CDS encoding ABC transporter ATP-binding protein, translating to MAGSQNGIDHRVSLLSQTQATVAVRDLWHRYDGPAGPWTLRGIDLELAAGELVGLLGPSGCGKTTLLRLIAGFERPSQGSVHLQQRPVAGNGHWLPPERRGIGMVFQDYALFPHLTAWQNACFGLRPGQDDSRAAWLLELLGLKGLELRYPHQLSGGQKQRLALARALAPAPKLVLLDEPFSNLDVEVRLRLRSELSSVLQVCGATGLIVTHDPSEALAICDRVAVMRDGELHQCATPRALVDAPASPFVGRFVLQGNLVPLDGPMHCLIGALEGDSPLPGSEPGPDEQLLLVDPALIRLQPDPQGEATVMGREFLGQAWQYRVQQGPCDLRVNAALALDVTRGTRCRLAFQPGAEVILFPQRIRLRANDPYAASGVPALRPMPPA from the coding sequence ATGGCCGGATCGCAGAATGGAATCGATCATCGCGTTTCGCTGTTGTCGCAGACCCAGGCCACCGTTGCCGTGCGTGACCTCTGGCATCGCTACGACGGCCCTGCTGGACCCTGGACGCTGCGTGGCATCGACCTGGAGCTTGCAGCCGGTGAGCTGGTGGGACTGCTGGGGCCCTCCGGCTGCGGGAAAACCACCCTGTTGCGATTGATCGCAGGCTTTGAGCGGCCATCGCAGGGGTCGGTGCACCTGCAGCAGCGCCCTGTGGCGGGGAACGGCCATTGGCTGCCGCCTGAGCGGCGCGGGATTGGCATGGTTTTTCAGGACTACGCCCTGTTCCCCCATCTCACGGCCTGGCAGAACGCTTGCTTCGGTCTTCGTCCTGGTCAGGACGACAGCCGAGCGGCCTGGTTGCTGGAGTTGCTGGGGCTGAAGGGGCTGGAGCTGCGTTATCCCCATCAGCTCTCAGGCGGCCAGAAGCAACGCCTTGCCCTGGCCCGTGCTCTGGCACCAGCCCCCAAGCTTGTGCTGCTCGATGAGCCCTTCTCCAATCTGGATGTTGAGGTGAGGCTGCGGTTGCGCAGTGAACTCAGTTCTGTTCTGCAGGTTTGTGGAGCCACGGGGCTGATCGTGACCCACGACCCCAGCGAGGCGCTGGCCATTTGTGATCGTGTGGCGGTGATGCGGGACGGGGAGTTGCATCAGTGCGCCACCCCAAGAGCCCTCGTTGATGCCCCCGCATCACCGTTTGTCGGTCGCTTTGTCCTTCAAGGCAATCTTGTGCCCCTCGATGGTCCGATGCACTGCCTGATCGGTGCATTGGAGGGCGACAGTCCCCTGCCAGGTTCTGAACCTGGGCCCGATGAGCAACTGCTGCTGGTGGATCCAGCCTTGATCAGGCTTCAGCCCGATCCACAGGGTGAGGCCACGGTCATGGGACGGGAGTTCCTCGGACAGGCCTGGCAGTACCGCGTGCAGCAGGGGCCCTGCGACCTCCGCGTCAACGCTGCGCTGGCGTTGGACGTAACGCGCGGTACCCGCTGTCGACTGGCGTTTCAGCCTGGAGCCGAAGTGATTCTCTTTCCGCAGCGGATCAGGCTGCGCGCCAATGATCCTTATGCCGCCTCAGGCGTCCCAGCTCTTCGGCCGATGCCGCCCGCATGA